The DNA segment CAATTTCTGCATCATTGATCACACGGCTCATGATAAGCCCAGTTTTTTCTTTGTAAAAATACGTGAGAGGTAACTTTTGTACCTTTTGGAATAACTCTTGCCGTATATCTCGAACAGCTTTGTAACCAGCTGTGGCAATACAATAAACAGATAATAAATAGGTTCCCAATTTCAATAGATACAGTGGAAACACTGCAATACAAACTGCCCAAACTACTTCCTTGGGTTCCATGTTTTCTGTATAAGCATTGATTTGGAGTTTGGCAGAGATGATCAAACGTTTGATTCTTTCCAATCCATCTAAACTATCTTCACCTAGTAAAACTTCCTGAACTAAAATAGTTTTTTCAGGTAAAGTTAAATCCAAATGAAATCGATTGTTTTTGTCACTACCGAGTGAATCAAAAAGAGGAATGAGTGCAGTTAGCGAAATTCCATTGAGTACGGCTGTTAAGAGAGCAAAGACAAGTCCCAAAACAAATCTTTGTTTATAATGAACGCTATAACTCAATAATCTAAAAAAATATTTCATGAATGAACTTCCTCATAGAAGTTACGAAGAACGGTTTCCCCATATTCAGTGAGGATGGATTCAGGATGGAACTGAACCCCGAAGACCTTTTTCCATTTTCTGTGACGAATTCCCATGATCACACCATCTTTCGATTCTGCTGTCACTTCCAATTCGTTTGGAAAATTCAGTTTTGAAACCGCCCAAGAATGGTAACGGTTAGCCAAAAAATGGTTTGGGATGTTTTTAAAAATACCCTCTCCAGTGTGTTCAATCGGAGAAGGTCGTCCATGGTAAATTTCTTTGGTTTGTTCTAATTTTGCCCCAAAGGTTTCCGCAATCGTTTGGTGGCCGAGACAAATTCCAAGAATCGGAACTTTCGGATACAAAGTAACAAAATGTGACATGAGTTTCCCAGAAGTTTTTGGTAAACCAGGTCCAGGTGAAAGGACAACAGCTTGGTATTTTTGCAGGGTATCCAAAGGTAAATTTTCGTCATTTCGCATTACAGTTGTTGGTGCGATTTTGTTTAAGTATTGGAATAATATATAAGTGAAGGAGTCGTAGTTATCGATGAGTAAAAACATATTAGGATAGGAACAGTGGAACTCTTTTCAAATTCCACTGGTCCCGATTCCAACTTTTAAGCGTTTGGAGTTTCGATCCCAACTCCATCGTTGAGGAATTTCGAAATGATCACTCTTTGGATTTGTGAAGTTCCTTCATAAATTTGGAAAATTTTTGCATCACGCATCAATTTTTCAACTGGGTATTCTTCGTTGAATCCGTATCCACCAAAAATTTGAACCGCATCAGTTGTGACACGCATTGCCATGTCGGCACAAAAAACTTTCGCAATGGAAGCTTGGTATGTGTTACGGAAACCATTGTCGATGAGCCATGCTGATTGCCAGCATAGTAGTCGTCCTGCTTCGATATCACGAGCCATTTCTGCGATCATAAAACTAACACCTTGGTTCACAGAAATTGGTTTCC comes from the Leptospira ellinghausenii genome and includes:
- a CDS encoding anthranilate synthase component II; protein product: MFLLIDNYDSFTYILFQYLNKIAPTTVMRNDENLPLDTLQKYQAVVLSPGPGLPKTSGKLMSHFVTLYPKVPILGICLGHQTIAETFGAKLEQTKEIYHGRPSPIEHTGEGIFKNIPNHFLANRYHSWAVSKLNFPNELEVTAESKDGVIMGIRHRKWKKVFGVQFHPESILTEYGETVLRNFYEEVHS